From the Thermococcus guaymasensis DSM 11113 genome, one window contains:
- a CDS encoding GumC domain-containing protein, with protein MGMFDKRKQGVTWDYLRERHPEILSELKTLRDWEGVKAIVPEAEKLGDYSLFSLQALASFIKEFHIERGILGERLETINQKLEDTRTEMRERNSTLEKRINSLEKDLREVQRKVLLVEGIGNILPRINELEEKLEMNQAEILARFEKSYMRLIEEKVEELVNERIKELQSSALGSSDDLAKFLRDLQERHEKLILENYELRHQVERLRGLLQKREREVADLKKKISNYNGLYKRIDELQKRLQEYEQRAEKLSKAEKELLRLTGAGSLEEAVEAVRRMKEEYVPKSKVSPLISELKRLQERLEELENENSALREKNEKLAHALKMLLGKEESEES; from the coding sequence ATGGGCATGTTTGACAAGAGAAAGCAGGGAGTTACATGGGACTACCTCCGGGAGAGGCACCCAGAGATACTGTCGGAGCTTAAGACCTTGAGGGACTGGGAGGGCGTGAAAGCCATCGTCCCGGAGGCGGAGAAGCTAGGCGATTATTCTCTATTCTCTCTCCAGGCCCTGGCATCTTTTATCAAGGAGTTCCATATTGAACGCGGCATCTTGGGCGAGAGACTGGAGACAATTAATCAGAAGCTCGAAGACACGAGGACAGAAATGAGAGAACGCAACTCTACCCTAGAAAAGCGTATAAACTCCCTTGAAAAGGATCTGAGGGAAGTCCAGAGAAAAGTCCTCCTTGTTGAGGGCATCGGCAACATTCTTCCCCGGATAAACGAGCTTGAGGAAAAACTAGAGATGAATCAGGCTGAAATCCTCGCCCGGTTTGAGAAGAGCTATATGCGCCTCATTGAAGAGAAAGTTGAGGAGCTCGTAAACGAGCGCATCAAAGAACTCCAGAGTTCAGCCCTGGGCTCCAGCGACGATCTGGCAAAGTTCCTCAGAGACCTGCAGGAGAGGCACGAAAAACTAATCCTTGAGAACTACGAGCTCAGACACCAGGTCGAGAGGCTCCGTGGATTGCTTCAGAAAAGAGAACGTGAGGTTGCAGACCTTAAGAAGAAGATCTCCAATTACAACGGGTTATACAAAAGGATCGACGAACTCCAAAAACGGCTTCAGGAATATGAACAGAGAGCTGAGAAGCTTTCAAAGGCCGAAAAAGAGCTCCTGAGACTGACCGGCGCGGGTTCACTCGAAGAGGCCGTAGAAGCAGTCAGGCGGATGAAGGAAGAGTACGTACCGAAATCCAAAGTTTCACCGCTGATCAGCGAGCTTAAGCGTCTCCAGGAGCGCCTTGAAGAGCTGGAGAACGAGAATTCTGCCCTACGTGAGAAGAACGAGAAGCTGGCCCATGCCCTCAAAATGCTTCTTGGGAAGGAGGAGTCTGAGGAGTCATAG
- a CDS encoding ribonuclease P protein component 4 codes for MGRKWILRGKEQREKKRIARERVETLFTMAERVFPYSRELANRYVEIALAVQQKAKIRLPKKWKRRYCKKCHSFLVPGVNARVRLRSKPYPHVVIKCLECGHIMRYPYLREKKARRAKTQDQGGVEA; via the coding sequence ATGGGAAGGAAATGGATACTCCGCGGAAAAGAACAACGGGAAAAGAAAAGGATTGCCAGAGAAAGGGTGGAGACGCTGTTCACGATGGCTGAGAGAGTCTTTCCATACAGCAGAGAACTGGCCAACAGGTACGTTGAGATAGCACTCGCGGTTCAGCAGAAAGCAAAGATAAGGCTCCCAAAAAAATGGAAGAGGCGCTACTGCAAGAAATGCCACTCATTCCTCGTCCCCGGCGTCAACGCACGGGTGAGGCTGAGAAGCAAACCGTATCCCCATGTTGTCATCAAGTGTCTTGAATGCGGCCACATAATGAGGTACCCCTACCTACGGGAGAAAAAGGCAAGACGGGCGAAAACACAGGATCAGGGCGGTGTAGAAGCCTGA
- a CDS encoding PH0542 domain-containing protein, whose translation MEEELDVREVLATGKGLDELIVRASYDREILDEVIKYLDDDLWIVQKNALIVIMNVIEEYEELIDPLVRKLLVMVRKSEAVPLTLEIARTIGLISKIKPELIQGMVPVILANYRIGDPKIRINMAYIIEEIMRNNPRLLGNIVREIASMLTSPDEMDRLVALNFISALADNHTRYVTPFLPRLLSLLYDRNEIVRVSVVETLTGLALKNPKFRKIIKAKLQELDDRSEIVMEKVREGLTKIALAESEEGGEAADQASTPP comes from the coding sequence ATGGAGGAAGAGCTGGACGTTAGGGAGGTGCTTGCAACCGGCAAGGGGCTTGACGAGCTCATAGTCCGCGCCTCCTATGACAGGGAGATACTTGATGAAGTTATTAAGTACCTGGATGATGACCTCTGGATAGTCCAAAAAAACGCACTGATCGTCATAATGAACGTCATCGAAGAATACGAGGAGCTAATTGACCCCCTAGTCAGGAAGCTGCTCGTAATGGTGCGGAAAAGCGAAGCGGTTCCTCTGACACTGGAGATCGCGAGGACGATTGGCCTCATCTCCAAAATCAAGCCAGAGCTCATTCAGGGCATGGTTCCAGTGATTCTGGCCAACTACCGCATTGGCGATCCAAAAATCCGGATAAATATGGCCTACATAATCGAGGAGATCATGAGGAACAACCCAAGGCTTCTCGGCAACATCGTCCGTGAAATCGCATCGATGTTAACGTCCCCGGATGAAATGGACCGCCTCGTGGCCCTTAACTTTATTTCGGCACTCGCTGACAACCACACCCGCTACGTTACCCCTTTTCTGCCAAGGCTTCTTTCTTTGCTCTACGATAGGAACGAGATAGTCCGGGTAAGTGTTGTTGAGACGCTGACGGGGCTGGCCCTCAAGAACCCCAAGTTCAGAAAGATCATAAAGGCCAAGCTTCAGGAACTCGACGACAGGAGTGAGATAGTCATGGAGAAGGTCAGGGAGGGGCTTACAAAAATAGCGCTCGCGGAGTCGGAGGAAGGAGGCGAGGCGGCCGATCAGGCTTCTACACCGCCCTGA
- a CDS encoding outer membrane protein assembly factor BamB family protein has protein sequence MRWQAIALALIIVVSMSFGSVLAGEGPILFKGSVGEDIQYQKSIEAVAISNGTVYASCDYRMVVGDELLSIYYLGVMAAYSTNGSRLWVNDSGYVVKIQPLDNGILAGGLGGFVFFDKEGHVRANFPTLNKLYDFAMRNGYVYGIDGDVWYSNGTFSSSGEVFKAKLLENGSLSIEDGWKLRLPTMPGRVRLGDIIYVGSGFPSGYSAKYQFGAIYGVSYDGELLWNVSTGWWVRDLELWKGNAIAGTGFNNTKGYILMVDKDGRVLWNESTFFVEDLLVVNDTLYVSGFDGEKGKVAAYDLNDKKLLWTRDFPYRAKPLAYGSGKLVVGTGKFESRKEGNVTKVYSEGGLYVLDPSDGKVLWEDRGMGYVRSLAVQGSLVAAGTGSSYFYVLDLSKIGESSGICGPAFLVFLTLLAAAAVRGGLNGGRAGR, from the coding sequence ATGAGATGGCAGGCGATTGCTCTAGCTTTGATCATCGTGGTAAGCATGTCATTCGGGTCCGTTCTCGCGGGGGAAGGCCCAATCCTCTTTAAGGGTTCAGTTGGGGAGGACATTCAGTACCAGAAGAGCATAGAGGCAGTTGCAATTTCAAACGGTACTGTCTACGCCTCCTGTGATTATAGAATGGTGGTGGGGGATGAACTCCTCTCGATCTATTATCTCGGCGTCATGGCCGCTTACTCCACCAACGGAAGCAGACTCTGGGTGAACGATTCCGGCTACGTGGTTAAAATCCAGCCCCTTGATAACGGTATCCTCGCGGGGGGGTTGGGGGGATTCGTGTTCTTCGATAAGGAGGGCCATGTAAGGGCGAACTTCCCGACTCTTAACAAGCTCTATGACTTCGCAATGAGAAACGGTTACGTCTATGGGATAGATGGGGACGTATGGTACTCCAACGGTACGTTCAGCAGCTCCGGCGAGGTCTTTAAAGCCAAACTCCTTGAAAACGGAAGCCTGTCAATTGAAGACGGGTGGAAGCTTAGGCTTCCCACGATGCCCGGGCGGGTGAGGCTTGGGGATATAATCTACGTTGGTTCAGGTTTCCCCTCCGGTTACTCCGCTAAGTACCAGTTCGGTGCCATCTACGGCGTTTCCTACGATGGCGAGCTGCTCTGGAACGTCAGCACTGGCTGGTGGGTCAGGGATCTTGAGCTGTGGAAGGGCAACGCCATAGCCGGGACTGGGTTCAACAACACGAAGGGCTACATCCTCATGGTGGACAAGGATGGTAGAGTGCTCTGGAATGAGAGCACGTTCTTCGTCGAGGATCTCCTTGTCGTTAATGACACCCTTTACGTCTCGGGCTTTGATGGGGAAAAGGGAAAAGTTGCCGCATATGACCTGAACGATAAAAAACTTCTCTGGACCAGGGACTTTCCGTACAGGGCCAAGCCACTCGCCTACGGAAGTGGAAAACTGGTCGTGGGCACCGGAAAGTTTGAGAGCCGGAAAGAGGGCAACGTGACGAAGGTTTACAGTGAGGGCGGGCTCTACGTCCTCGATCCCAGCGACGGAAAGGTACTATGGGAAGATCGGGGAATGGGTTACGTCAGAAGCCTTGCCGTCCAGGGTAGCCTGGTGGCCGCGGGAACGGGAAGCTCGTACTTCTACGTCCTGGATCTGTCGAAGATAGGAGAATCAAGCGGGATCTGCGGGCCGGCGTTCCTCGTTTTCCTGACCCTGCTGGCGGCCGCTGCGGTGAGGGGTGGTCTCAATGGAGGAAGAGCTGGACGTTAG
- a CDS encoding chemotaxis protein CheC: MRRINLVRKLIKMSLEESLMRVDPTGKIKLSEFSVVSPSDLIIQGLLEGFHLVGFAIGDCPELIIAFDFEDSSSVIARLLKLNKIETLEAYNIEEFVDSLLREMGNVIAGQFASWLSNFLGEDLLPSPPFSIKTVTQLERILSHLDGGMGVPVFVGVVDGGMEGKMKVYIIPSLDFIKKIEGDPSIRRRLSNKNSHFRRRREYVR, encoded by the coding sequence GTGAGGAGGATTAACCTCGTGAGAAAACTGATAAAAATGTCCCTTGAAGAGTCCCTTATGAGGGTAGATCCAACCGGCAAGATAAAACTCTCTGAATTTAGTGTTGTCTCCCCTTCAGACCTCATTATCCAGGGACTCCTTGAAGGCTTCCACCTTGTTGGTTTTGCCATTGGTGACTGCCCGGAACTCATAATAGCTTTCGACTTTGAGGATTCCTCCAGTGTCATTGCTCGTCTTCTTAAGTTGAATAAAATAGAAACCCTTGAGGCATACAACATCGAGGAGTTTGTAGACTCCCTTCTCCGGGAGATGGGGAACGTTATCGCGGGACAGTTTGCTAGCTGGCTATCCAACTTTCTGGGTGAGGATCTCCTTCCAAGTCCCCCCTTCTCCATAAAGACCGTGACGCAGCTTGAGCGCATCCTTTCCCATCTGGATGGTGGAATGGGGGTGCCGGTGTTCGTTGGCGTTGTAGATGGGGGCATGGAGGGCAAGATGAAGGTTTACATAATCCCCTCGCTCGACTTCATCAAGAAGATCGAGGGTGACCCGTCAATCAGAAGGAGGCTCTCTAACAAAAACAGTCACTTCAGGAGGAGGAGAGAATATGTTCGCTGA
- a CDS encoding ATP-binding protein: MDSFIREVREKIDELGSLLSELRRGKGSERREFEELIEGMIRNAHTIKGMASLAGFPKLTQAAHWLETILDMIRSGDLSVDDDLLAVVGDFIAAMDGLVRSIESFGDERGVELSHIIAKATRYLRDSTRKVGKLPSLASLSSKTYDVVVYFENSPEKIPTWLFAVVSKLQKTVSIVESDPDISDVMGGKIQPPGSIRLRVETSMNPDDIREMILSSMDGVRKVEVSAGESEKKEHSKRILLRVYLEEEAPFKAARALLVLRDIEQTSKVLSVMPAREEIKKGILLEDRFFEVLIETEDPEAVKKVILEHPGVEKVDVTINTACIPAQSKGGSFPESPPSKKPSVFGGSNRKTISVDVSLLDGLLYSMGELIAVEEWLESLVASGPNPDELVRLNEKFKASLSRLRSLITSLRVVDLREKVNGFVPYVTKLAKEMGKEVDVIVRGENVAVDRSVAGVVWEALVHILRNAVIHGIEMPEERIRAGKPPAGVIEIEIFPHPDYIEVSVRDDGRGINIEEIKKRAVERGIITPEEAKKLSRKEALMLIFKPGISTADVISERSGRGFGLNVVMESIRELHGSVHVSSEEGRGTVMTLRVPADVLLLPVYIVEVGGKKYAIPSLGIAGRVKLKAESVRKVGGIYVAVAESGIFPAVLLHEIVEKFTLPPEGDLEGLLFQLDREGREKALVLVDSVLGRRDVVVRSLRSLVPFRDSLDRNVFTGVAILGGREPVPVIDLIRLMEGSLREED, encoded by the coding sequence GTGGACAGTTTCATAAGGGAAGTCAGGGAAAAGATTGACGAGCTCGGGTCACTTCTCTCTGAACTTAGGAGAGGAAAGGGGTCTGAAAGGAGAGAGTTTGAAGAGCTCATCGAGGGCATGATCCGGAATGCCCACACGATAAAGGGTATGGCATCCCTAGCGGGATTCCCAAAGCTCACCCAGGCCGCCCACTGGCTTGAAACTATCCTGGACATGATCCGCTCTGGAGACCTCTCCGTCGATGATGATCTTCTCGCCGTGGTGGGGGATTTCATAGCCGCAATGGACGGGCTGGTTCGTTCAATAGAGAGCTTTGGGGACGAGAGGGGTGTTGAACTGTCCCATATCATAGCTAAGGCAACTCGATACTTGAGAGACTCAACGAGAAAAGTGGGAAAGCTGCCCTCTCTGGCGTCCCTCTCCAGCAAAACATATGATGTTGTAGTTTATTTTGAAAATTCCCCTGAAAAAATACCAACATGGCTGTTTGCGGTCGTTTCTAAACTCCAGAAAACTGTGAGTATCGTGGAATCTGATCCTGACATCAGTGATGTAATGGGAGGAAAAATCCAGCCGCCGGGAAGTATCCGGCTCAGGGTTGAGACATCCATGAACCCCGATGATATCAGGGAGATGATCCTGAGTTCCATGGATGGCGTCAGAAAGGTTGAGGTGTCTGCGGGGGAAAGTGAAAAGAAAGAGCACAGTAAAAGGATACTCCTCAGGGTTTATCTAGAGGAAGAGGCTCCTTTTAAGGCTGCACGTGCTTTACTAGTCCTCAGGGATATTGAGCAAACGTCTAAGGTGCTTTCAGTAATGCCGGCCAGGGAAGAGATAAAGAAGGGGATCCTGCTTGAAGACAGGTTCTTTGAAGTCCTCATAGAGACTGAAGATCCTGAAGCGGTTAAAAAAGTTATCCTGGAGCACCCGGGCGTTGAAAAAGTGGACGTCACAATAAACACAGCTTGTATCCCCGCACAATCTAAAGGTGGTTCGTTTCCCGAAAGTCCCCCCAGTAAAAAGCCCAGCGTTTTTGGTGGATCCAACCGGAAGACGATTTCGGTCGACGTATCCCTGCTGGACGGCCTGCTGTATTCGATGGGAGAACTAATTGCAGTTGAGGAGTGGTTGGAGAGCCTGGTTGCCAGCGGCCCGAACCCGGATGAACTCGTGAGATTAAACGAGAAGTTTAAAGCGTCTCTGTCCAGGTTGAGGAGCCTCATAACATCCCTTAGGGTCGTGGATTTGAGGGAGAAAGTGAATGGGTTCGTACCCTACGTTACAAAGCTTGCAAAGGAGATGGGGAAGGAAGTCGACGTTATCGTCAGGGGAGAGAATGTTGCAGTTGACAGAAGTGTTGCAGGTGTCGTTTGGGAGGCCTTAGTCCATATATTGAGAAACGCGGTTATCCATGGCATTGAAATGCCCGAGGAGAGAATTAGGGCTGGAAAACCTCCAGCAGGTGTCATCGAGATAGAGATTTTCCCACATCCAGACTACATCGAGGTAAGTGTCAGGGACGACGGGCGGGGTATTAATATCGAAGAAATAAAGAAACGGGCGGTTGAAAGGGGGATCATAACGCCCGAAGAAGCCAAAAAACTGTCGAGAAAAGAGGCCCTCATGCTGATATTTAAGCCTGGGATAAGCACCGCGGATGTGATCTCTGAGAGGAGCGGCAGGGGGTTCGGGCTGAACGTTGTCATGGAATCAATCCGGGAGCTCCACGGGAGCGTTCACGTGAGCAGCGAAGAGGGCAGGGGGACGGTCATGACACTCAGGGTTCCCGCCGACGTTCTCCTCCTCCCGGTTTATATCGTGGAAGTGGGTGGCAAGAAGTACGCCATCCCCTCTCTGGGGATCGCTGGGAGGGTTAAACTAAAGGCCGAGAGCGTGAGAAAGGTCGGCGGGATATACGTTGCGGTGGCCGAGTCAGGGATCTTCCCAGCTGTTCTGCTCCATGAAATTGTTGAGAAGTTCACTCTGCCCCCCGAGGGCGACCTTGAGGGCTTGCTGTTCCAGCTGGATCGCGAGGGCAGGGAAAAAGCTCTCGTGCTCGTTGACAGTGTCCTTGGAAGGAGAGACGTTGTCGTGAGGTCACTCCGCTCGCTGGTTCCGTTCAGAGACTCTCTGGACAGAAACGTGTTTACTGGGGTAGCGATCCTTGGGGGAAGAGAACCTGTTCCGGTTATAGACCTTATCCGTCTAATGGAGGGATCGTTGCGTGAGGAGGATTAA
- a CDS encoding response regulator produces the protein MARILIADDALFARLLLRKIFTDAGHEVVGEASTGREAVERYAELHPDLVTLDIIMPDMDGITALKKIREIDPNARIIMITSVDSYKKLVECIEAGASGYIVKPFEPADVIKEVERVLKSRDRAGRGSES, from the coding sequence ATGGCGAGGATACTGATAGCCGACGACGCGCTCTTTGCCCGGCTACTGCTCAGGAAGATATTCACCGATGCAGGGCACGAGGTCGTTGGGGAGGCCTCCACGGGCAGAGAGGCCGTTGAAAGGTATGCAGAGCTTCACCCGGATCTTGTGACCCTTGACATAATAATGCCTGACATGGATGGGATCACGGCCCTCAAAAAAATAAGGGAAATTGACCCAAACGCCAGGATCATAATGATAACCTCCGTGGACAGCTATAAGAAACTGGTTGAATGCATAGAGGCGGGCGCCTCTGGATACATTGTCAAGCCATTCGAACCCGCGGATGTGATCAAGGAGGTCGAGAGAGTCCTGAAGAGCAGAGATAGGGCCGGCCGGGGAAGTGAGTCGTGA
- a CDS encoding class I SAM-dependent methyltransferase: MEDVNKLVATVDSNIEQMVRMAILHVIQLGTKHGVFKVLSKEPTYPEVVDSLEIPNRALLREFINTLKAIGVVEEHEGRLKLNGFSYTLKVPQEHYDSLLPGWVSTLEEIYRMVDYALITPTHPHVLMDFDKDADFWDIRMTTDFAELYRKVISIVAGIGQGSSVLDLGCGSAAPGYFGKLVGYNGFYTGVDYSSAILEIARSRVEAKNLPVDLKELDVRLIRPVNEYDVAVISYLLEYLKPEEYGRVLGRTLEALKPGGRLVILEPFRENFKHIEALEFFEKLNKDFVGFPSRESIVRAIEEKGFDVSVEPLGRSILKVTLMP; this comes from the coding sequence ATGGAGGACGTTAACAAACTCGTTGCAACGGTTGATTCAAACATCGAGCAGATGGTCAGGATGGCGATACTCCACGTAATACAGCTCGGCACCAAGCACGGTGTCTTCAAGGTTCTCTCAAAGGAGCCGACGTATCCAGAGGTCGTGGATTCGCTTGAAATTCCCAACCGCGCGCTCTTGCGGGAGTTCATTAACACCCTGAAGGCCATCGGCGTAGTCGAGGAGCACGAAGGAAGGCTAAAGCTCAACGGGTTCTCCTACACGCTGAAAGTCCCTCAGGAGCACTACGACAGCCTTCTTCCGGGCTGGGTCTCAACGCTTGAAGAGATCTACAGGATGGTGGACTACGCCCTGATCACACCCACCCACCCGCACGTTCTCATGGACTTTGACAAGGACGCGGACTTCTGGGACATACGCATGACGACGGACTTCGCCGAGCTGTACAGGAAGGTTATTTCCATCGTGGCCGGCATCGGGCAGGGAAGCAGCGTCCTCGACCTCGGATGTGGTTCGGCCGCGCCGGGCTATTTCGGAAAGCTCGTGGGGTACAATGGATTCTATACGGGCGTGGATTATTCCTCCGCGATACTGGAGATAGCAAGAAGCCGCGTGGAGGCAAAAAATCTTCCCGTGGATCTGAAAGAGCTTGATGTCCGTCTGATCCGTCCAGTAAACGAGTACGACGTGGCGGTTATCAGCTACCTCCTGGAGTACTTGAAACCCGAAGAATACGGCAGGGTACTGGGGAGAACCCTCGAAGCCCTTAAGCCGGGCGGGCGGCTCGTGATCCTTGAGCCGTTCAGGGAGAACTTTAAGCACATTGAAGCGCTTGAGTTCTTTGAAAAGTTGAACAAAGACTTTGTTGGGTTCCCCAGTAGAGAGAGCATCGTGCGGGCAATCGAGGAGAAGGGGTTCGACGTCTCGGTAGAGCCACTTGGGCGGAGTATTCTCAAGGTAACTCTAATGCCCTGA
- a CDS encoding helix-turn-helix domain-containing protein, whose protein sequence is MAVRTMIIDPQVLRSLHRSELRKRILLYLNEIYPSATYLSEIARVVGSDPSNVRGALVGLGNRYNGESSLVYLGLVEEITNGGFKYYRLTEYGRQVVEYLKEYYRYYRKFM, encoded by the coding sequence ATGGCTGTGAGGACAATGATAATTGACCCGCAGGTGTTGAGGTCCCTCCACAGAAGCGAATTGAGAAAAAGAATTCTCCTGTACCTGAACGAGATATACCCCTCTGCGACGTACCTTTCTGAGATCGCCAGGGTCGTTGGTTCAGACCCCTCAAACGTCCGCGGGGCCTTGGTTGGGCTGGGAAACAGGTACAACGGCGAGAGCTCCCTCGTTTATCTGGGACTCGTGGAGGAAATAACCAACGGGGGCTTCAAGTACTACAGGCTCACCGAGTACGGCAGGCAGGTTGTGGAATACCTCAAGGAATACTACAGGTATTACAGGAAGTTCATGTGA